One window of Lepeophtheirus salmonis chromosome Z, UVic_Lsal_1.4, whole genome shotgun sequence genomic DNA carries:
- the LOC121130157 gene encoding myotubularin-related protein 9, giving the protein MEFADLIKVSRVLKVILHRPFVCPSEMTLCITGHHLILSDRFEKVEELWILHRSIDSIERKNKSTIIIKCKDLKIIQVVIPNQDEFNDVVDTLEKLSAIDDLTRSYPFFYNPNFKQIEDGWSLFQPEEEFSKLVHSNNKEWRISYVNSDFSVCRTYPRAVVVPACISDGCLRASARYRQEGRFPTLSYRHANGTFLVRCSQPLSGPNNRRCKEDEKIFAVILNLSRPHSYGGRKGYIIDTRTSAASQSAKSKGGGYEIETYYSNWKRINKSIDRFHYLLDSYSKLMDAITEKSASAEKWLNKLTVSSWLTHVKEILNCACLIAQCLEKENASVVVHGSEGMDVTLCVTSLAQIILNPDCRTVRGFEALVVREWIQAGHPIWSRTTKGPFNDSLATKSKNHAPTFTIFLDSVWQIYHQFPCSFEFTEKFLILLADHAYFSNFGTFLADCECERSILDLKNKTVSLWSYVNRPEIIENYLNPLYEPNVEIIWPSVAPVSLLLWQDMYLRWVIDPKHAFAAKEKTAKIIRQNIEAKVTVMKLRRQLQELIKEANLLGILKNKDNQIQNEDNYDNQDLNNKDDLKTSMIKNKEDTVL; this is encoded by the exons ATGGAGTTTGCAGATCTTATCAAAGTATCTCGTGTTCTCAAAGTAATTTTGCATCGACCATTTGTTTGCCCCTCAGAAATGACGTTATGTATCACGGGGCATCATTTAATCCTTTCGGATCGATTTGAGAAGGTGGAAGAACTTTgg ATTCTCCACCGAAGCATTGActcaattgaaagaaaaaataaaagcaccATCATAATTAAGTGTAAGGATCTCAAAATAATACAAGTTGTTATCCCAAATCAAGATGAGTTCAATGATGTTGTAGATACATTGGAAAAATTATCGGCTATAG ATGATTTGACACGGAGTTACCCCTTCTTTTATAATccaaatttcaaacaaattgaAGATGGTTGGAGCCTCTTTCAACCCGAAGAAGAGTTCTCAAAATTAGTTCATTCAAACAACAAGGAATGGAGAATTTCTTATGTTAATTCTGACTTTTCA gtTTGCAGAACTTACCCTAGAGCTGTTGTTGTTCCAGCATGTATATCAGATGGGTGTCTGCGTGCTTCCGCCCGTTATCGACAGGAGGGGAGATTTCCAACATTGAGCTATCGACATGCAAATGga ACTTTTTTAGTAAGATGTAGTCAACCTTTATCGGGTCCGAACAATAGGCGTTGTaaggaagatgaaaaaatatttgctgtGATTTTAAACTTATCGAGGCCTCATTCATATGGTGGAAGAAAAGGCTACATAATAGATACACGAACATCTGCTGCCTCACAAAGTGCCAAATCCAAAGGAGGTGGATATGAAATTGAAACATACTACTCTAATTGGAAGCGTATCAATAAATCAATAGAtagatttcattatttattagacTCTTATTCGAAATTAATGGATGCGATAACAGAGAAAAGTGCATCCGCTGAAAAATGGTTAAACAAACTCACTGTGTCTAGTTGGCTAACTCATGTGAAAGAAATATTGAACTGTGCTTGCCTCATTGCCCAATgtctagaaaaagaaaatgcatcTGTGGTTGTTCATGGTTCTGAAGGAATGGATGTTACACTATGTGTTACATCCTTGGcgcaaattattttaaatccagaCTGCCGAACAGTTAGAGG atttgaaGCGCTTGTGGTTCGAGAGTGGATTCAAGCTGGACATCCAATATGGTCCAGAACAACGAAAGGTCCTTTTAATGACTCCTTAGcgacaaaatcaaaaaatcatgcTCCAACTTTTACAATATTTCTCGACTCTGTATGGCAAATTTATCATCAGTTTCcgtgttcatttgaatttacTGAAAAATTCCTAATTTTACTAGCTGATCACgcatatttctcaaattttggTACATTTCTAGCTGATTGCGAGTGTGAAAGGTCTattttagatttgaaaaataaaacggTTAGTCTTTGGTCTTATGTAAATCGACCTGAAATCATAGAAAATTACCTGAATCCTTTGTATGAACcaaatgttgaaataatatgGCCTTCAGTCGCACCTGTTAGCTTG ctcCTTTGGCAAGATATGTACTTGAGATGGGTAATTGACCCAAAGCATGCTTTTGCAGCGAAAGAAAAAACGGCCAAAATAATCAGACAAAATATTGAGGCCAAAGTAACAGTAATGAAGCTTCGTCGTCAATTACAGGAACTTATTAAAGAAGCAAATTTGTTAggaattcttaaaaataaagacaaccAAATTCAGAATGAAGATAATTATGACAATCAAGATCTTAATAACAAGGATGACCTCAAAAcctcaatgataaaaaataaggaagatacggttttataa
- the LOC121130303 gene encoding uncharacterized protein — protein MGFKCPSCNISFSNNELLSIHLENVHKVLEITESHEDKSKRQTKLELKDIKMDEKIQKFKCKYCSSSFTHSGSLKRHTRGVHEKIKRFQCSYCPSSFTQSGNMKKHIEGVHEKIQNKKFQCIYCSSSFSRSTDLKVHIEGVHEKIKKFKCSYCSRSFTQSGHLKRHIEGVHEKIKEFKCSYCSSSFTQSVSLKRHIEGVHEKIQKFQCIYCSSSFTQSGSLKRHIEGVHEEIKKFQCSFCSSSFIYSEGLKRHIEGVHEDIKTFQCIYCSSSFRHSEGLKKHIKGVHEKIKKFKCSHCSSSFTKSGDLQMHIEGVHEEIEKFKCSYCSSSFALSEALKKHIEGVHDKEKKFECSYCSSSFAQSEDLQMHIEGVHNEIKKFKCSYCSSSFALSEGLNRHIEGVHATGKNFKCSYCSRSFALSEGLKRHIEGVHEKEKKFKCIYRSSSFTQSGSLKRHMEGVHEEIKKIKCSYCSSSFTESGNLKKHIEDVHQEIKTFPFS, from the coding sequence ATGGGATTTAAGTGCCCATCTTGTAATATAtccttttcaaataatgaacTTTTATCAATTCACTTAGAAAATGTTCATAAAGTCTTGGAAATCACGGAATCACATGAAGATAAATCtaaaagacaaacaaaattagagttaaaagacattaaaatggatgaaaagatacaaaaattcaaatgtaaataCTGCTCCAGTTCTTTTACACACTCTGGAAGCTTAAAGAGACACACTagaggtgttcatgagaagattaaaagGTTCCAATGTAGCTACTGccctagttcttttacacaatctggaaACATGAAGAaacatattgaaggtgttcatgagaagattcaaaataaaaaattccagtgtatttactgctctagttctttttcACGCTCTACAGACTTGAAGGtacatattgaaggtgttcatgagaagataaaaaaattcaaatgtagttactgctctcgttcttttacacaatctggacatttgaagaggcatattgaaggtgttcatgagaagataaaagaattcaaatgtagttactgctcaagttcttttacacaatctgtAAGCTTGAAGaggcatattgaaggtgttcatgagaagatccAAAAATTCCAATGTATTTACTGTTCTAGTTCTTTCACACAATCTGGAAGCTTGAAGaggcatattgaaggtgttcatgaggagattaaaaaatttcaatgtagcttctgctctagttcttttataTACTCTGAAGGCTTGAAGaggcatattgaaggtgttcatgaggacattaaaacatttcaatgtatctactgctctagttcttttagaCACTCTGAAGGCTTGAAAAAGCATATtaaaggtgttcatgagaagatcaaaaaattcaaatgtagtcactgctctagttcttttacaaaatCTGGAGACTTACAGATGCATATAGAAGGTGTTCATGAAgagattgaaaaatttaaatgtagttactgctctagttcttttgcACTCTCTGAAGCCTTGAAGAAACATATTGAGGGTGTTCATGAcaaggaaaaaaagtttgaatgcagttactgctctagttcttttgcACAATCTGAAGACTTGCAGATGCATATCGAAGGTGTTCataatgagataaaaaaatttaaatgtagttACTGTTCTAGCTCATTTGCACTCTCTGAAGGCTTGAATAGGCATATTGAAGGTGTCCATGCCacggggaaaaatttcaaatgtagttactgctcccGTTCTTTTGCGCTCTCTGAAGGCTTGAAGaggcatattgaaggtgttcatgagaaggaaaaaaaatttaagtgtaTTTAccgctctagttcttttacacaatctggaaGCTTGAAGAGGCATATGGAAGGTGTTCATgaagagattaaaaaaatcaaatgtagcTACtgttctagttcttttacagaatctggaaacttgaagaAGCATATTGAAGATGTTCATCaagaaattaaaacatttcCATTTAGTTAA
- the LOC121130158 gene encoding uncharacterized protein, whose protein sequence is MLLLTLRKPWNCRFLNYIATETVKNSKGNSYKLRRTNEKFEYYYKRLCPQEEWDEALHAMRQPLPLSFRFTSSSPQSFLLSLFENKFGSNLKRVPWYEPFGYAWQIQGIHRWNLDSDAEIQKNILREWDLGHLYRQELVSMVPVHFLDIQPHHRVLDMCASPGSKTTQALEYLGNDGFLIANEFNKIRVTNLIGNLHKFSSSNAHLTLSEDGRYFPDIVMKDSSILQFDRIVCDVPCSGDGTIRKNPNVWLNWHPARGNERHHLQYSIAARSIELLKPGGIMVYSSCAMNPIENEAVISRLLRDFEGDIFIINPPNAIALNYAQGFVSWDVFDKQMNIHKEYLSGNNNGQISPHLFPPKEDWIREQLLKTMRFQPHFNDDGGFFVAYIKKKNDSLKKISNRKNQNLKRSKNMLLPKTIGSDIFKVKKTLDLLGICHVELEGFFQYTSQYCSKKIRSTSKELLDICQHNPHLNIAGIGNVVLKEESRISSPLTHKFPTSYIHNPLKKKITKRTMYISLVDFKKLLKSEYLSSDEFPRAEEGLIIFVINNDNDGNKVESCLGYIGTSRISLNITPSMREHFCLKYTAF, encoded by the exons ATGCTGCTATTAACTTTAAGAAAACCATGGAATTGTcggtttttaaattatattgcgACGGAGACTGTAAAGAATTCGAAAGGAAATAGCTATAAGCTCCGTAGgacaaatgaaaaatttgagtattattataaaagactGTGTCCACAAGAGGAATGGGATGAGGCACTCCATGCGATGCGACAACCTTTGCCTCTGTCCTTTCGATTTACCTCTTCGTCACCACAGTCTTTTCTATTATcactctttgaaaataaatttggatctAATCTAAAGAGAGTCCCTTG GTATGAACCTTTTGGATATGCATGGCAAATTCAAGGAATACATCGTTGGAACTTGGACTCCGATGCAGAAATTCAGAAGAATATACTTCGAGAGTGGGATTTGGGTCATTTATACCGACAAGAGTTAGTTAGTATGGTGCCCgttcattttttagatatacaaCCTCACCACCGTGTCTTGGATATGTGTGCTAGTCCTGGATCAAAGACAACTCAGGCATTAGAATATCTTGGGAATGATGGGTTTTTAATtgcaaatgaatttaataaaatacgcGTTACGAATCTTATCGGAAATCTCCATAAGTTTTCTTCCTCTAACGCACATCTCACATTATCAGAAGATGGAAGATATTTCCCAGACATTGTGATGAAAGATTCATCCATTCTTCAATTTGATAGAATAGTATGTGATGTACCTTGTTCTGGTGACggaacaataagaaaaaatccaaatgtTTGGTTAAATTGGCATCCTGCTAGAGGAAATGAAAGACACCATTTACAATATAGCATCGCTGCTCGAAGTATTGAGTTATTGAAACCTGGGGGAATAATGGTATATTCATCTTGCGCTATGAATCCAATTGAAAATGAAGCTGTTATCAGTAGACTTTTACGAGATTTTGAAGGggatatattcattataaatccTCCAAATGCAATTGCATTAAATTATGCACAAGGGTTTGTAAGTTGGGatgtttttgataaacaaatgaACATCCACAAGGAATATTTATCAGGAAATAATAATGGCCAAATTTCGCCACATTTATTTCCTCCAAAAGAAGACTGGATCAGGGAACAACTCCTAAAGACTATGAGATTTCAGCCTCATTTTAATGATGACGGTGGCTTTTTCGttgcttatataaaaaagaaaaatgattccttgaaaaaaatatcgaacagaaaaaatcaaaatcttaaACGCTCTAAGAATATGTTACTTCCAAAAACCATTGGGTcagatatatttaaagttaaaaagacCTTAGACTTATTAGGAATTTGTCACGTCGAGCTTGAaggattttttcaatatacaagTCAATACTGTTCGAAAAAGATACGCTCAACTTCTAAAGAACTCTTAGATATATGCCAACATAATCCGCATTTAAACATAGCTGGTATTGGTAACGTGGTTCTAAAAGAAGAATCTCGAATTAGTTCACCTCTCACCCACAAATTTCCAACTTCTTACATCCATAatcctcttaaaaaaaaaattacaaaaagaactatgtatatttccttagttgattttaaaaaattactcaaatcaGAATATTTGAGTTCTGATGAATTTCCAAGAGCAGAGGAAGgacttattatatttgtaattaacaaTGATAATGATGGAAATAAAGTGGAAAGTTGTTTAGGATATATTGGAACCTCAAgaattagtttaaatataactCCTTCTATGCGAGAACACTTTTGTCTAAAATATACAgcattctaa
- the LOC121130159 gene encoding uncharacterized protein: MECQLVHKRSLSKKLIFFDGVIIKNGVTLNDRITFLIKEDETSKEFMTRVRQGKEKLRVGDIIKFTGSFENENYFIVSDYQFIQRWDNSIKGTFKSVPPKVKEDKAPKVPEIDSESKHKRARIFANWIEETYSFLDNKKDLILDVAGGKGDLSFELSVRKDFKSHVVDPRFDPRNREESYKKWQKKIAKKTGRKIPKSFNTWFDQNFFIKNRDWILGNVKLIVGLHPDEATDSIVDLCLENNINFAIAPCCVFATQNPHRKLTNGTTPNTYELYLEYLQQKSIQNIQVVDLKFGGRNTILYTNHFK; encoded by the exons ATGGAATGTCAATTGGTTCATAAACGTTCTTTAAgcaagaaattaatattttttgatggggttataattaaaaatggagtaACGTTGAACGATCGTATTACTTTCCTAATCAAAGAAGATGAAACTTCTAAAGAGTTTATGACTCGAG TACGCCAAGGGAAGGAGAAACTAAGAGTTGGAGACATTATCAAATTCACTGGTAGCTTTgagaatgaaaattattttattgtaagcgACTATCAGTTTATACAAAGATGGGATAACTCgataaaaggaacatttaaatCAGTTCCACCCAAAGTAAAAGAGGACAAAGCACCGAAAGTCCCAGAGATAGATAGTGAATCTAAGCATAAGAGAGCTAGAATTTTTGCCAATTGGATTGAAGAAACATATTCCTTTCTTGACAacaaaaaagacttaatattaGATGTTGCCGGCGGAAAAGGGGATTTAAGTTTCGAATTAAGTGTAAGAAAGGATTTCAAATCCCATGTAGTTGACCCGAGATTTGATCCTAGAAATAGGGAAGAGTCttataaaaaatggcaaaaaaagatTGCTAAAAAAACAGGTCGAAAAATACCTAAGTCTTTTAATACATGGTTTGACCAgaactttttcatcaaaaatcgGGACTGGATTCTTGGAAATGTTAAATTGATAGTGG GATTACATCCTGATGAAGCAACGGATAGTATCGTAGATTTATGTCtggaaaataatatcaactttGCTATAGCTCCATGCTGTGTCTTTGCTACTCAAAATCCTCATCGAAAACTTACAAATGGAACAACTCCGAATACATATGAGTTATATTTAGAATACCTTCagcaaaaaagtattcaaaacaTTCAAGTTGTCGATTTAAAGTTTGGAGGAAGAAATACCATACTATATACGAATCATTTTAAGTAA